A stretch of Apis cerana isolate GH-2021 linkage group LG1, AcerK_1.0, whole genome shotgun sequence DNA encodes these proteins:
- the LOC108003677 gene encoding ras GTPase-activating-like protein IQGAP1 isoform X1 produces MSIINEQLINHEKGTDIRKSAEEMDEQRHKTVAYEYLCHLEEAKKWMEACLRETLPSTTELEENLRNGVYLAKLAHFMAPESLPIHKIYDPEQKRYTAIGLQFRHTDNINYFLKALKSMQLPLTFQPETTDIYDKKNMPRVIYCIHALSTHLFKLGKAPQIQDLYGKVNFTEEEINMVSKELKKYGIQMPSFQKIGGLLTNSMEIDAVTLHAAVIAINQAIIEKNNDKILTTLQNKVVQLKNIMSCYIKKYSDTLFEAKESKIQAALNRSLNDSYVPDIYDELLTQVEIQGHINYVNVHCAMEDIIQSIHSKNNDFMDKLKISTLSLKNIIDENAQLYKEQLMQLLESSEWNNIYSESNQHHWKQLLQKEIDEVNKMAFKSRKRDESIKFLNLTLQNNTRNDFSKALKNPDLGLMDKIDDFAIPLYYEEMRADCIESQNVLSYNDIKVSIRVLSSIAKITKAIDTGNPDLVYQALTNPDCHFSEIDQENKVKYYRILVTARCKKQSEECPVLTYIDIQDCIDIVNQQCQNDDQIIQVLRELNSSIVENNRNNVIAALKDNALKLQKDTSATLPKDASLYLKLFKKCLKEKHSDGSELWLEDVENITKIVVSESENVQNVCTFLSQVNLGLKQNNMLFTIDCIRAFGFTIPEKYKTECFKSLYNLKNTKEKNYNCAFVYYITPNNNESYLDLQKYNYTWDCPKNMSETFYINMEDIKKIIKNTTIREHEEHKISKQIIRLQAYIRGYLLRKKISDRFTYFYDNIDKIIKIQAWWKSIAQRKRYMKLLEEKRKFNGKQFQNTYLEVKAKYINVLDYYKEQEEKIIKIQAIWRGRAERRAFHSLLYMEKPPFPVVRHFSAILNFNAEDYDKDLQLQHLKHEVVQSIRHNQILSQQLDSMDIKIGLLIQNRITLQDVVAHGKSLETLAKQKHSNREQRSSLSDGINLHKGLKSLTKEGRKMLEGYQHLFYALQTNPTYLSKLLFLLPQSKTNKFLQNVILTLFNFGSNIREEYLLLKLFGSALKEEIRCKFQKPSEVVTGNPLVLKMVVNYARQLNGQRALRQIVGPIIEKILADRTLNIETNPIDIYKCWRNQLEMETGETLNLPYTVTQEQALNYEQVQIRLNKGIQLLQSTVLEFLTKITESRDLIPYGMLYMAKILNDSLTEKFPNAPEKDILKVVGNLIYYHFINAAIVAPDAFDIITLPIDRSLSNDQRRNLASIAKILQFAASKKGFGEEATHLVCLNPFIIECHEKFKSFFRYCCQIEDLEEHFCIHEYTEATLIQKPEIYISLQEICDTHCLMLEYQDQIASDPLDFLHDLLDDLGPAPTVASLLGISDSICETNLMRFGKTEVCLVLTNKFQIPEDEDVSLNKLFIKTKELLVSVLQFLKGQTLVEALETICSPIQEKLYDVKCSSLSPTLNIIHKSSSLNDCKLQLRAYLNKLELGGWVSQTDGYQNIITAVAKDLCNKGKYRIIRNKELQTLRTTKQRLEEKCKYYQEQVEYYNEYIQRCLENLHTGKGSLQAFKAIQKNNHVKLRSKMTLKYSASKLQEKGVLLEVDGLPQSQFKNVIFEISPTEHTGLFSVRCKFMGVEMEKVDIDIQKLLELQFEGAPIMDMFGKAKINVNLLLYLLNRKFYGKT; encoded by the exons atgagtATTATCAATgagcaattaattaatcatgaaAAAG GAACAGATATTCGTAAATCAGCAGAGGAAATGGATGAGCAGCGTCATAAGACAGTTGCTTATGAATATCTCTGTCATTTAGAGGAAgctaaaaa atGGATGGAAGCTTGTCTTAGAGAAACACTTCCATCAACAACTGagttagaagaaaatttaagaaatggaGTATATTTAGCTAAACTTGCTCATTTTATGGCACCTGAATCTTTgcctattcataaaatatatgatcctGAACAAAAACGTTATACAGCAATTGGTTTACAATTTAGACAtacagataatattaattattttctaaaagccTTAAAATCTATGCAATTACCATTA acTTTTCAACCAGAAACAACAGATatctatgataaaaaaaatatgcctcgtgtaatatattgtattcatGCTCTGAGTACTCATTTATTTAAGCTGGGTAAAGCTCCACAAATTCAAGATTTATATGGAAAAGTGAATTTTACTg aggaagaaataaatatggtcagtaaagaattaaaaaaatatggaatacaAATGccttcatttcaaaaaattggtGGTTTGTTAACAAATAGCATGGAGATTGATGCAGTAACACTTCATGCTGCAGTAATAGCTATTAATCAAGCTATTATAGAAAAG aataatgataaaatattgactACACTTCAAAATAAAGTAGtacagttaaaaaatattatgtcatgttatattaaaaaatatagtgatACTTTATTTGAAGCAAAGGAATCTAAAATACAAGCTGCTCTTAATCga tCTCTTAATGACAGTTATGTACCAGATATATATGATGAATTGTTAACTCAGGTAGAAATTCAGGgacatattaattatgttaatg ttcatTGTGCCATGGAAGATATAATTCAATCTattcattctaaaaataatgattttatggataaattaaaaatatctacattgtctttaaaa aatattattgatgagaatgcacaattatataaagaacaattaatgcaattattaGAAAGTTCTGAATggaacaatatatattcagaGAGTAATCAGCATCATTGGAAGCAACTACTTCAAAAGGAAATTgatgaagtaaataaaatggCGTTTAAATCTCGGAAAc gagATGAAagtataaagtttttaaatttaacattacaaAATAACACGCGAAATGATTTCTCTAAAGCTTTAAAAAATCCAGATCTAGGATTAATGGACAAAATTGATGATTTTGCAATACCattatattatgaagaaaTGAGAGCTGATTGCATTGAATCTCAG aatgttctttcatataatgatattaaggTCAGTATTCGAGTTTTATCATCGATTGCAAAAATTACTAAAGCTATAGACACGGGTAATCCAGATTTAGTTTACCAAGCATTAACAAATCCAGATTGTCATTTTTCT gaaATAGATCAAGAGAATaaggtaaaatattatagaatattagtaACAGCCCGATGTAAAAAGCAAAGTGAAGAATGTCCTGtattaacatatattgatattcaaGATTGTATTGATATTGTTAACCAACAATGTCAAAATGATGatcaaa tAATACAAGTGTTACGTGAATTAAACTCAAGTATTgtagaaaataatcgaaataatgtcATAGCTGCTTTAAAAGATAATGcattgaaattacaaaaagataCTTCAGCTACTTTGCCAAAAGATGCATctctttatttgaaattatttaaaaaatgtcttaaagaaaaacattctGATGGTTCTGAATTATGGCTAGAAGATgtagaaaatataacaaaaattgttgTCTCAGAATCTGAAAATGTTCAAAATG tcTGCACATTTTTATCACAAGTTAATTTaggattaaaacaaaataatatgttgTTCACAATCGATTGTATTCGAGCATTTGGTTTTACAATAccagaaaaatacaaaacagAATGTTTTAAAAgcttatacaatttaaaaaatactaag gaaaaaaattataattgtgcatttgtttattatattactcctaataataatgaatcataTCTAGATTTGCAGAAGTACAATTACACCTGGGACTGTCCCAAAAATATGtctgaaacattttatattaatatggaaGACATAAAA aaaataataaaaaacactaCAATAAGAGAACATGAAGaacataaaataagtaaacagATAATTCGATTACAAGCTTATATTCGtggatatttattaagaaaaaaaatttctgatagatttacatatttttacgataatatagataaaattattaaaatacaagctTGGTGGAAAAGTATAGCACAACGAAAacgatatatgaaattattagaagagaaaagaaaatttaatggaaaacaatttcaaaatacatatttgGAAGTGAAagctaaatatataaatgtattggattattataaagaacaa gaagaaaaaattataaaaatacaggcCATATGGCGTGGTCGTGCTGAAAGACGTGCTTtccattcattattatatatggaaaaacCACCATTTCCTGTTGTTCGTCATTTTTCCgcgattctaaattttaatgcgGAAGATTATGACAAAGATTTACAGTtacaa caTTTAAAACACGAAGTTGTACAAAGTATACGACATAATCAGATATTATCACAACAGTTAGATAGTatggatataaaaattggtttACTTATACAAAATAGAATTACGTTGCaa gatGTTGTAGCTCATGGAAAAAGCTTAGAAACACTTGCAAAACAAAAACATTCCAATAGGGAGCAACGAAGTTCTTTATCAGATggtattaatttacataaaggtttaaaatcattaactaAAGAAGGTCGAAAAATGTTGGAAGGTTATCAACACCTATTTTATGCTTTACAAACTAATCCAACATACTTATCAaaacttttgtttcttttacctcaaagtaaaacaaataaatttcttcaaaatgtaattttaacattatttaattttggatcAAATATtagagaagaatatttattattaaaattatttgggagtgcattaaaagaagaaatcag gtgtaaatttcaaaaaccaTCTGAAGTTGTTACCGGAAATCCTCTTGTTTTGAAAATGGTAGTGAATTATGCGCGGCAATTAAATGGTCAAAGAGCTTTAAGACAAATTGTTGGaccaattattgaaaaaattttagctgatagaacattaaatatagaaacaaatcctattgatatttataaatgttggCGAAATCAATTAGAAATGGAAACAGGAGAAACATT aaatttgCCTTATACGGTAACACAAGAACAAGCTTTAAATTATGAACAAGtacaaattagattaaataaaggAATACAATTATTGCAAAGTActgttttagaatttttaactaaaataacTGAATCAAGAGATTTAATACCATATGGAATGTTATATAtggctaaaattttaaatgattctttAACTGAAAAATTCCCAAATGCTccagaaaaagatattttaaaagtagtgggaaatttgatttattatcatttcataaatGCAGCTATTGTAGCTCCAGAtgcttttgatataattacattacctATTGATAGATCATTATCAAATGATCAACGAAGAAATTTAGCTagtattgcaaaaattttacaatttgctGCTTCTAAAAAAgga tttggTGAAGAGGCTACACATTTAGTCTGTTTAAAtccatttataattgaatgccatgaaaaatttaaaagttttttccgTTACTGCTGTCAAATTGAAGATTTAGAAGAACATTTTTGTATTCATGAATATACAGAAGCCACACTTATTCAAAAacctgaaatttatatttcactaCAA GAAATTTGTGATACTCATTGCCTTATGTTAGAATATCAAGATCAAATAGCATCAGATCCATTAGATTTCTTGCATGATTTATTGGATGATTTAGGTCCTGCACCAACTGTTGCTTCTTTACTTGGGATct cTGATAGTATATGTGAGACAAATTTAATGCGCTTTGGAAAAACAGAAGTATGTCTTGTACTcactaataaatttcaaataccaGAAGATGAAGATGTTAGTCTAaacaaactttttataaaaacgaaGGAATTATTAGTTTCTGtactacaatttttaaaaggtCAAACATTAGTTGAAGCTTTAGAAACTATATGTTCTCctatacaagaaaaattatatgatgtaAAATGCTCCAGTTTATCGCCTactttaaatatcattcataaaag ttCGTCCTTAAATGATTGTAAACTTCAGTTACGAGCGTATCTTAATAAACTTGAACTTGGCGGATGGGTCAGTCAAACAGAtggatatcaaaatattataaccgCAGTGGCCAAAGATCTTTgtaataaaggaaaatatcgaataatacgaaataaagaattacaGACGTTACGTACAACTAAACAaagattagaagaaaaatgtaaatattatcaagaacaagtagaatattataatgaatatatacaacgttgtttggaaaatttacaCACTGGAAAAGg atCGTTACAAGCATTTAAAgccattcaaaaaaataatcatgttaAATTAAGATCTAAAAtgacattaaaatattctgcatccaaattacaagaaaaagGAGTATTATTAGAAGTTGATGGACTTCCCCaatcacaatttaaaaatgtaattttcgaaataagtCCAACAGAACATACCGGTCTTTTTAGCGTACGTTGCAAATTTATGGGAgtagaaatggaaaaagttgATATCGATATACAAAAGTTACTTGAATTACAATTCGAAGGTGCGCCAATTATGGATATGTTTGGAAAagcaaaaattaatgtaaatttattgttgtatttattaaatcgaaaattttatggtaaaacttaa
- the LOC108003677 gene encoding ras GTPase-activating-like protein IQGAP1 isoform X2 has translation MDEQRHKTVAYEYLCHLEEAKKWMEACLRETLPSTTELEENLRNGVYLAKLAHFMAPESLPIHKIYDPEQKRYTAIGLQFRHTDNINYFLKALKSMQLPLTFQPETTDIYDKKNMPRVIYCIHALSTHLFKLGKAPQIQDLYGKVNFTEEEINMVSKELKKYGIQMPSFQKIGGLLTNSMEIDAVTLHAAVIAINQAIIEKNNDKILTTLQNKVVQLKNIMSCYIKKYSDTLFEAKESKIQAALNRSLNDSYVPDIYDELLTQVEIQGHINYVNVHCAMEDIIQSIHSKNNDFMDKLKISTLSLKNIIDENAQLYKEQLMQLLESSEWNNIYSESNQHHWKQLLQKEIDEVNKMAFKSRKRDESIKFLNLTLQNNTRNDFSKALKNPDLGLMDKIDDFAIPLYYEEMRADCIESQNVLSYNDIKVSIRVLSSIAKITKAIDTGNPDLVYQALTNPDCHFSEIDQENKVKYYRILVTARCKKQSEECPVLTYIDIQDCIDIVNQQCQNDDQIIQVLRELNSSIVENNRNNVIAALKDNALKLQKDTSATLPKDASLYLKLFKKCLKEKHSDGSELWLEDVENITKIVVSESENVQNVCTFLSQVNLGLKQNNMLFTIDCIRAFGFTIPEKYKTECFKSLYNLKNTKEKNYNCAFVYYITPNNNESYLDLQKYNYTWDCPKNMSETFYINMEDIKKIIKNTTIREHEEHKISKQIIRLQAYIRGYLLRKKISDRFTYFYDNIDKIIKIQAWWKSIAQRKRYMKLLEEKRKFNGKQFQNTYLEVKAKYINVLDYYKEQEEKIIKIQAIWRGRAERRAFHSLLYMEKPPFPVVRHFSAILNFNAEDYDKDLQLQHLKHEVVQSIRHNQILSQQLDSMDIKIGLLIQNRITLQDVVAHGKSLETLAKQKHSNREQRSSLSDGINLHKGLKSLTKEGRKMLEGYQHLFYALQTNPTYLSKLLFLLPQSKTNKFLQNVILTLFNFGSNIREEYLLLKLFGSALKEEIRCKFQKPSEVVTGNPLVLKMVVNYARQLNGQRALRQIVGPIIEKILADRTLNIETNPIDIYKCWRNQLEMETGETLNLPYTVTQEQALNYEQVQIRLNKGIQLLQSTVLEFLTKITESRDLIPYGMLYMAKILNDSLTEKFPNAPEKDILKVVGNLIYYHFINAAIVAPDAFDIITLPIDRSLSNDQRRNLASIAKILQFAASKKGFGEEATHLVCLNPFIIECHEKFKSFFRYCCQIEDLEEHFCIHEYTEATLIQKPEIYISLQEICDTHCLMLEYQDQIASDPLDFLHDLLDDLGPAPTVASLLGISDSICETNLMRFGKTEVCLVLTNKFQIPEDEDVSLNKLFIKTKELLVSVLQFLKGQTLVEALETICSPIQEKLYDVKCSSLSPTLNIIHKSSSLNDCKLQLRAYLNKLELGGWVSQTDGYQNIITAVAKDLCNKGKYRIIRNKELQTLRTTKQRLEEKCKYYQEQVEYYNEYIQRCLENLHTGKGSLQAFKAIQKNNHVKLRSKMTLKYSASKLQEKGVLLEVDGLPQSQFKNVIFEISPTEHTGLFSVRCKFMGVEMEKVDIDIQKLLELQFEGAPIMDMFGKAKINVNLLLYLLNRKFYGKT, from the exons ATGGATGAGCAGCGTCATAAGACAGTTGCTTATGAATATCTCTGTCATTTAGAGGAAgctaaaaa atGGATGGAAGCTTGTCTTAGAGAAACACTTCCATCAACAACTGagttagaagaaaatttaagaaatggaGTATATTTAGCTAAACTTGCTCATTTTATGGCACCTGAATCTTTgcctattcataaaatatatgatcctGAACAAAAACGTTATACAGCAATTGGTTTACAATTTAGACAtacagataatattaattattttctaaaagccTTAAAATCTATGCAATTACCATTA acTTTTCAACCAGAAACAACAGATatctatgataaaaaaaatatgcctcgtgtaatatattgtattcatGCTCTGAGTACTCATTTATTTAAGCTGGGTAAAGCTCCACAAATTCAAGATTTATATGGAAAAGTGAATTTTACTg aggaagaaataaatatggtcagtaaagaattaaaaaaatatggaatacaAATGccttcatttcaaaaaattggtGGTTTGTTAACAAATAGCATGGAGATTGATGCAGTAACACTTCATGCTGCAGTAATAGCTATTAATCAAGCTATTATAGAAAAG aataatgataaaatattgactACACTTCAAAATAAAGTAGtacagttaaaaaatattatgtcatgttatattaaaaaatatagtgatACTTTATTTGAAGCAAAGGAATCTAAAATACAAGCTGCTCTTAATCga tCTCTTAATGACAGTTATGTACCAGATATATATGATGAATTGTTAACTCAGGTAGAAATTCAGGgacatattaattatgttaatg ttcatTGTGCCATGGAAGATATAATTCAATCTattcattctaaaaataatgattttatggataaattaaaaatatctacattgtctttaaaa aatattattgatgagaatgcacaattatataaagaacaattaatgcaattattaGAAAGTTCTGAATggaacaatatatattcagaGAGTAATCAGCATCATTGGAAGCAACTACTTCAAAAGGAAATTgatgaagtaaataaaatggCGTTTAAATCTCGGAAAc gagATGAAagtataaagtttttaaatttaacattacaaAATAACACGCGAAATGATTTCTCTAAAGCTTTAAAAAATCCAGATCTAGGATTAATGGACAAAATTGATGATTTTGCAATACCattatattatgaagaaaTGAGAGCTGATTGCATTGAATCTCAG aatgttctttcatataatgatattaaggTCAGTATTCGAGTTTTATCATCGATTGCAAAAATTACTAAAGCTATAGACACGGGTAATCCAGATTTAGTTTACCAAGCATTAACAAATCCAGATTGTCATTTTTCT gaaATAGATCAAGAGAATaaggtaaaatattatagaatattagtaACAGCCCGATGTAAAAAGCAAAGTGAAGAATGTCCTGtattaacatatattgatattcaaGATTGTATTGATATTGTTAACCAACAATGTCAAAATGATGatcaaa tAATACAAGTGTTACGTGAATTAAACTCAAGTATTgtagaaaataatcgaaataatgtcATAGCTGCTTTAAAAGATAATGcattgaaattacaaaaagataCTTCAGCTACTTTGCCAAAAGATGCATctctttatttgaaattatttaaaaaatgtcttaaagaaaaacattctGATGGTTCTGAATTATGGCTAGAAGATgtagaaaatataacaaaaattgttgTCTCAGAATCTGAAAATGTTCAAAATG tcTGCACATTTTTATCACAAGTTAATTTaggattaaaacaaaataatatgttgTTCACAATCGATTGTATTCGAGCATTTGGTTTTACAATAccagaaaaatacaaaacagAATGTTTTAAAAgcttatacaatttaaaaaatactaag gaaaaaaattataattgtgcatttgtttattatattactcctaataataatgaatcataTCTAGATTTGCAGAAGTACAATTACACCTGGGACTGTCCCAAAAATATGtctgaaacattttatattaatatggaaGACATAAAA aaaataataaaaaacactaCAATAAGAGAACATGAAGaacataaaataagtaaacagATAATTCGATTACAAGCTTATATTCGtggatatttattaagaaaaaaaatttctgatagatttacatatttttacgataatatagataaaattattaaaatacaagctTGGTGGAAAAGTATAGCACAACGAAAacgatatatgaaattattagaagagaaaagaaaatttaatggaaaacaatttcaaaatacatatttgGAAGTGAAagctaaatatataaatgtattggattattataaagaacaa gaagaaaaaattataaaaatacaggcCATATGGCGTGGTCGTGCTGAAAGACGTGCTTtccattcattattatatatggaaaaacCACCATTTCCTGTTGTTCGTCATTTTTCCgcgattctaaattttaatgcgGAAGATTATGACAAAGATTTACAGTtacaa caTTTAAAACACGAAGTTGTACAAAGTATACGACATAATCAGATATTATCACAACAGTTAGATAGTatggatataaaaattggtttACTTATACAAAATAGAATTACGTTGCaa gatGTTGTAGCTCATGGAAAAAGCTTAGAAACACTTGCAAAACAAAAACATTCCAATAGGGAGCAACGAAGTTCTTTATCAGATggtattaatttacataaaggtttaaaatcattaactaAAGAAGGTCGAAAAATGTTGGAAGGTTATCAACACCTATTTTATGCTTTACAAACTAATCCAACATACTTATCAaaacttttgtttcttttacctcaaagtaaaacaaataaatttcttcaaaatgtaattttaacattatttaattttggatcAAATATtagagaagaatatttattattaaaattatttgggagtgcattaaaagaagaaatcag gtgtaaatttcaaaaaccaTCTGAAGTTGTTACCGGAAATCCTCTTGTTTTGAAAATGGTAGTGAATTATGCGCGGCAATTAAATGGTCAAAGAGCTTTAAGACAAATTGTTGGaccaattattgaaaaaattttagctgatagaacattaaatatagaaacaaatcctattgatatttataaatgttggCGAAATCAATTAGAAATGGAAACAGGAGAAACATT aaatttgCCTTATACGGTAACACAAGAACAAGCTTTAAATTATGAACAAGtacaaattagattaaataaaggAATACAATTATTGCAAAGTActgttttagaatttttaactaaaataacTGAATCAAGAGATTTAATACCATATGGAATGTTATATAtggctaaaattttaaatgattctttAACTGAAAAATTCCCAAATGCTccagaaaaagatattttaaaagtagtgggaaatttgatttattatcatttcataaatGCAGCTATTGTAGCTCCAGAtgcttttgatataattacattacctATTGATAGATCATTATCAAATGATCAACGAAGAAATTTAGCTagtattgcaaaaattttacaatttgctGCTTCTAAAAAAgga tttggTGAAGAGGCTACACATTTAGTCTGTTTAAAtccatttataattgaatgccatgaaaaatttaaaagttttttccgTTACTGCTGTCAAATTGAAGATTTAGAAGAACATTTTTGTATTCATGAATATACAGAAGCCACACTTATTCAAAAacctgaaatttatatttcactaCAA GAAATTTGTGATACTCATTGCCTTATGTTAGAATATCAAGATCAAATAGCATCAGATCCATTAGATTTCTTGCATGATTTATTGGATGATTTAGGTCCTGCACCAACTGTTGCTTCTTTACTTGGGATct cTGATAGTATATGTGAGACAAATTTAATGCGCTTTGGAAAAACAGAAGTATGTCTTGTACTcactaataaatttcaaataccaGAAGATGAAGATGTTAGTCTAaacaaactttttataaaaacgaaGGAATTATTAGTTTCTGtactacaatttttaaaaggtCAAACATTAGTTGAAGCTTTAGAAACTATATGTTCTCctatacaagaaaaattatatgatgtaAAATGCTCCAGTTTATCGCCTactttaaatatcattcataaaag ttCGTCCTTAAATGATTGTAAACTTCAGTTACGAGCGTATCTTAATAAACTTGAACTTGGCGGATGGGTCAGTCAAACAGAtggatatcaaaatattataaccgCAGTGGCCAAAGATCTTTgtaataaaggaaaatatcgaataatacgaaataaagaattacaGACGTTACGTACAACTAAACAaagattagaagaaaaatgtaaatattatcaagaacaagtagaatattataatgaatatatacaacgttgtttggaaaatttacaCACTGGAAAAGg atCGTTACAAGCATTTAAAgccattcaaaaaaataatcatgttaAATTAAGATCTAAAAtgacattaaaatattctgcatccaaattacaagaaaaagGAGTATTATTAGAAGTTGATGGACTTCCCCaatcacaatttaaaaatgtaattttcgaaataagtCCAACAGAACATACCGGTCTTTTTAGCGTACGTTGCAAATTTATGGGAgtagaaatggaaaaagttgATATCGATATACAAAAGTTACTTGAATTACAATTCGAAGGTGCGCCAATTATGGATATGTTTGGAAAagcaaaaattaatgtaaatttattgttgtatttattaaatcgaaaattttatggtaaaacttaa